The following nucleotide sequence is from Nitrospira sp..
GACAACGGCAACCGGCGGCGCGAGGCCAGGCGGTGCCGGGACGAGGCGATCAGCACAAAATCTTCTTCAAAGAGAAGCTGGCACTCAATGCGGTCTGACCCGGCCGGGGCAAACCCGATCCCCAAATCCACCGTCCCGTCCTTGATCCGATCTTCCAGATCCGGACCGGACAATTCATCGAACTTGAGCAAGACCCGGGGATGGAGAGTTGAAAACCGGCTCACGATTTCGGGAACCAAATAGGCGTTGACCGTTTGCACGACGCCCACCCTCAGCGTGCCGCGCTGCAAGCCCTCCTCTTCAGCGATGGCTACCTGAGCGAGTTCCATCTCCCGCAGGGCCCGCCGGGCATGTTCGCGGAAAATGGCCCCCGCTCGCGTCAACTGCACGGAGCGCCCCACGCGATCGAACAGCGGTACCCCGACTTCCTGCTCCAATTGTTTGATCTGGGCGGACAGGGCCGGCTGAGAAACCGGCAATCCCTGCGCGGCCTTGGTAAAGTGCAGCGCGTCGGCCACAGCCAGGAAGTAGCGGAGATGCCGAAATTCCA
It contains:
- the cynR gene encoding transcriptional regulator CynR, translated to MEFRHLRYFLAVADALHFTKAAQGLPVSQPALSAQIKQLEQEVGVPLFDRVGRSVQLTRAGAIFREHARRALREMELAQVAIAEEEGLQRGTLRVGVVQTVNAYLVPEIVSRFSTLHPRVLLKFDELSGPDLEDRIKDGTVDLGIGFAPAGSDRIECQLLFEEDFVLIASSRHRLASRRRLPLSVLADEPLVLLPGIYCTRRLLDASFEQAGVRPRVTVEMNSIDGILATVRTSRLATLLPRLSLGLKGNGTLRSVPLTNPTPRRGVGLLWKRNGYRSGAAKALTDQVRLIVEEHWPA